A single window of Sphingobacteriales bacterium DNA harbors:
- a CDS encoding NADH-quinone oxidoreductase subunit N, producing the protein MKELLILSGLGVASLILEIINLRKLILPIIMLGLIACIVVCLFDFNNPENVYDMLFVDNSALIITIILCFTTLCWFAMNLEEFKQNEKIIPDFTTLIMFSLAGAYILSTYINFTMMFLGVEILSIPMYILAGSNRKNIYSNEAAYKYLIMGAFASSFLLLGIAFIYGSTATFDIRQIVMSTMSPKLNVQLYMIGVLLILFALAFKVAVIPFHFWAPDVYSGTPTQITAYMSTVVKVAAIAAFFRLFVMAFGMISPVFKDIVLLLGVLSVVFGNLLAVGQSNVKRMLAYSGISHAGFMFLAISVVNKQTTNATLYYMASYALSGIALFWVVIEMNKLKLATISDYKGLIQRNGLLTFTLVLSMLSMAGIPPLAGFIAKYNVLIQIFSVKNISIALLAIFGSLVAVYYYFKLIISSVQNSDTETNPEKIQLSILSKIFLILLNLSIILLGVFSNIIIKYT; encoded by the coding sequence GTGAAAGAGTTATTAATACTATCAGGATTAGGCGTAGCATCATTAATATTAGAAATTATTAATCTAAGAAAATTAATTTTGCCAATCATTATGCTCGGACTAATAGCATGTATTGTTGTTTGTTTGTTTGATTTTAATAATCCTGAGAATGTTTATGATATGCTTTTTGTAGACAATTCAGCACTCATCATTACAATAATTCTGTGCTTTACAACACTCTGCTGGTTTGCTATGAATTTAGAAGAATTTAAGCAGAATGAAAAAATAATACCTGATTTTACTACACTAATTATGTTTTCTTTAGCAGGAGCATATATCTTGAGTACATATATTAATTTTACAATGATGTTTCTAGGTGTAGAAATACTTTCTATTCCAATGTATATTCTTGCTGGTTCTAATCGTAAAAATATTTATTCAAACGAGGCAGCATACAAATATCTAATTATGGGTGCATTCGCTAGTAGTTTTCTATTGCTAGGTATTGCATTTATATATGGTTCTACAGCTACATTCGATATCAGACAAATTGTAATGAGTACTATGAGTCCAAAATTGAATGTACAGTTATATATGATTGGTGTATTGCTAATATTATTTGCATTAGCATTTAAAGTAGCAGTAATACCATTCCATTTTTGGGCACCAGATGTATATTCAGGTACACCAACACAAATTACAGCTTATATGTCTACGGTTGTAAAAGTTGCAGCTATTGCAGCATTCTTTAGACTATTTGTAATGGCATTTGGCATGATAAGTCCAGTATTCAAAGATATCGTATTACTTTTAGGAGTTCTTTCAGTTGTTTTTGGCAATCTATTAGCAGTTGGACAATCTAATGTAAAAAGAATGCTTGCATATTCAGGTATTAGCCACGCAGGATTTATGTTTTTAGCAATAAGTGTCGTAAATAAACAAACTACAAATGCTACATTATATTACATGGCATCATATGCACTTTCAGGTATTGCATTATTTTGGGTTGTAATAGAAATGAATAAATTAAAATTAGCAACTATTTCAGATTATAAAGGATTAATACAAAGAAATGGGTTGCTTACATTTACACTTGTTCTAAGTATGCTTTCAATGGCAGGAATTCCACCACTTGCAGGCTTTATTGCAAAATATAATGTATTGATACAAATATTCTCAGTAAAGAATATTTCAATAGCTTTATTAGCCATTTTTGGTTCATTAGTTGCAGTATATTATTACTTCAAACTAATTATTTCTAGTGTTCAGAATAGCGATACAGAAACAAACCCAGAAAAAATACAACTAAGCATTTTATCTAAAATATTTCTAATTCTACTTAATCTAAGTATAATATTATTAGGAGTATTTTCAAATATAATTATAAAATATACATAA
- a CDS encoding NADH-quinone oxidoreductase subunit M, whose translation MLTILLLILPLVFSSLIMIAGKNMSKWLALASSLVVLFINVYVFYTFKLDATSSLLKWHTEWLPNIGANFFLQFNGINILLVTLTNLLFPFIFFSVDEQKTFYADKKFYVLALCMQAALIGVFLAQNLFVFYVFWELTLIPIYFIALLFGAEGRQKITFKFFIYTLFGSLLMLLAIIYIATNGKINNLNINNVYLVASQFNLQQQIIIFLAFYIAFAIKIPIFPFHTWQPDTYVNAPTQGTMMLSGIMLKMGTFALLYWLIPIAPFAWKYLSFYLVLIAVISTIYGACLALVQKKYKRLLAYASMSHVGLIAAGIFTYNLQGLQGAMVQMLAHGINVVAIFYTYDIIQKRTNTDDFKLLKGIRSQNNLFAVLFLIVLLANVAMPLTNAFVGEFLLLDSIFQYNYVLSGVAGLSVIFGVTYMLRAYHKMMHGVANETTTNFKPLNFSEKFILSTMSLLIIVFGIFPNLILNVSEQELIKLIEHVQSVLK comes from the coding sequence ATGCTAACAATCTTACTATTAATATTGCCTTTAGTTTTTTCTTCATTAATAATGATTGCAGGAAAAAATATGAGTAAATGGTTGGCACTTGCAAGTTCATTAGTTGTATTATTCATAAATGTTTACGTTTTTTACACTTTCAAACTTGATGCTACTTCTAGCTTGCTGAAATGGCATACAGAATGGTTGCCAAATATTGGCGCAAATTTCTTTTTACAATTTAATGGAATCAATATTCTATTAGTTACACTAACAAATTTGTTATTTCCATTTATTTTCTTCTCCGTTGATGAACAAAAAACATTCTATGCAGATAAGAAATTCTACGTATTAGCATTGTGCATGCAGGCAGCATTAATAGGCGTTTTCTTAGCACAAAATCTATTTGTATTTTATGTATTTTGGGAGTTAACTTTAATTCCAATTTATTTTATTGCATTGCTATTTGGCGCAGAAGGAAGACAAAAAATTACATTCAAATTCTTTATTTATACGTTGTTTGGTAGTTTACTAATGTTGTTAGCAATTATCTATATTGCTACAAATGGTAAAATCAATAACTTAAATATTAATAATGTATATCTAGTTGCTTCACAATTTAACTTACAGCAACAAATAATCATATTCTTAGCATTTTATATAGCATTTGCAATTAAAATTCCAATATTTCCATTTCACACTTGGCAACCAGATACATATGTGAATGCACCAACACAAGGAACTATGATGCTCTCTGGTATCATGTTGAAAATGGGAACATTTGCATTATTATATTGGTTGATTCCAATAGCACCATTTGCATGGAAATATCTATCATTCTATCTTGTTTTAATAGCTGTTATTAGTACAATTTATGGTGCATGTTTAGCATTAGTACAAAAAAAATATAAACGATTATTAGCTTATGCATCTATGTCGCATGTTGGTTTAATTGCTGCAGGTATATTTACATACAATCTACAAGGTTTACAAGGTGCAATGGTACAAATGTTGGCACACGGAATTAATGTCGTTGCAATTTTTTATACTTATGATATTATACAAAAAAGAACAAATACGGATGATTTTAAATTGCTAAAAGGAATACGTTCACAAAATAATTTATTTGCAGTATTGTTTTTAATAGTTTTATTGGCAAATGTTGCAATGCCACTAACCAATGCATTTGTTGGAGAATTTTTATTGTTAGATAGTATATTCCAATACAATTATGTGTTGTCTGGTGTTGCTGGACTTTCAGTAATTTTTGGAGTCACATACATGCTAAGAGCATATCATAAAATGATGCATGGTGTTGCTAATGAAACAACAACTAATTTTAAACCATTAAATTTTTCTGAGAAATTTATACTAAGTACTATGTCATTACTAATTATTGTTTTTGGCATTTTTCCTAATTTAATCCTTAATGTTTCAGAACAAGAACTAATTAAATTAATAGAACATGTGCAAAGTGTTTTAAAATAA
- the nuoL gene encoding NADH-quinone oxidoreductase subunit L: protein MDQLAIFIPLFPLISFLIIALLGKKVPKIVISSIAVGSVIIAFFISFIILFTQIQNQHTVQINLFDWITVVNFKVSFAFLVDPLTSIFLCVITGVGSLIHLYSVGYMHDEEDYARFFSYLNLFVFFMLILVLANNLLLMFVGWEGVGLCSYLLIGFWYKNQEYSKAANKAFIMNRIGDLGFLLGIFLTFGVFGSLNFTDIFTNTNEILQNGPLITAITLLLFIGAMGKSAQIPLYTWLPDAMAGPTPVSALIHAATMVTAGIYLIARCNVLFSSAIFTSNFIAIIGVATSLLAAIIAMQQNDIKKVLAYSTVSQLGLIFLALGVGAYTAGAFHVVTHAFFKALLFLGAGSVIHGMGGEQDIRKMGGLKSGMPITHITFLIGTIAISGIPPLAGFFSKDQMLASVYDSNKILFVLGLVASLMTSFYMFRLYFLTFQGKFRGTEDQKHHLHESPISMTLPLIKLAFLSIFSGLIGFPHELGKALGIPNFLDHFLEHSIHPKHLHINLNTEMMLMAVTTVLILIVIFFARHLFVTKQRVPLSDEDPMPLAKEVIYNKFYVDELYQIFIVKPIFSFSRLMQKFVEKLGINGFINSVADIIIRLGNALKITQSGATSKYIIVMVLAMVIFIIYKFYFLIYNLK from the coding sequence ATGGATCAATTAGCGATTTTTATACCATTATTTCCACTTATTAGCTTTCTGATAATTGCATTGTTAGGAAAAAAAGTACCTAAAATTGTAATTAGTTCAATTGCAGTAGGAAGTGTAATTATTGCATTTTTCATATCATTCATTATTCTCTTTACTCAAATACAAAACCAACATACAGTACAAATCAATCTATTCGATTGGATTACAGTAGTCAATTTCAAAGTGTCATTTGCATTTTTAGTAGATCCACTTACAAGTATATTTTTATGTGTTATCACAGGCGTAGGTAGCTTAATTCATCTATATTCAGTTGGCTATATGCATGATGAAGAAGACTATGCAAGATTCTTTTCATACCTAAATCTATTTGTATTTTTCATGCTAATACTTGTCTTAGCAAACAACTTACTATTAATGTTTGTTGGTTGGGAAGGCGTTGGTTTATGTTCCTATTTGTTAATTGGATTTTGGTACAAAAATCAAGAATATAGTAAAGCTGCCAACAAGGCATTTATTATGAATAGAATTGGAGACCTTGGTTTCTTATTAGGTATCTTCCTTACATTTGGCGTATTTGGTTCATTAAATTTCACAGATATTTTTACCAATACGAATGAAATCTTACAAAATGGACCACTAATTACAGCAATTACATTATTACTATTTATTGGTGCAATGGGCAAATCTGCACAAATACCATTGTATACATGGCTTCCAGATGCAATGGCAGGACCAACACCAGTTTCTGCATTAATTCATGCAGCAACAATGGTTACCGCAGGTATTTATTTAATAGCTAGATGTAATGTGCTTTTTTCTTCAGCAATATTTACTTCAAATTTTATAGCAATTATTGGCGTTGCCACATCATTGTTAGCAGCAATTATTGCAATGCAACAAAATGACATAAAAAAAGTATTAGCATATTCTACTGTAAGTCAATTAGGCTTAATATTTTTAGCATTAGGTGTAGGCGCATACACAGCTGGTGCATTTCACGTAGTAACACACGCATTCTTCAAAGCATTGTTGTTTTTAGGCGCAGGTAGCGTTATTCACGGCATGGGTGGAGAACAAGATATTAGAAAAATGGGTGGATTGAAAAGTGGAATGCCAATAACACATATCACATTTTTAATTGGTACAATCGCCATTTCAGGAATTCCACCATTAGCTGGTTTCTTCTCAAAAGATCAAATGTTAGCTAGTGTCTATGATAGCAACAAAATATTATTTGTATTAGGACTTGTAGCATCATTAATGACAAGTTTTTATATGTTTAGATTATATTTTCTTACTTTTCAAGGGAAGTTTAGAGGCACTGAAGATCAAAAACATCATCTTCATGAATCTCCAATTTCTATGACATTACCATTGATTAAATTAGCATTCTTATCAATATTTTCTGGATTAATTGGATTTCCACATGAATTAGGAAAAGCATTAGGAATTCCAAATTTTCTAGATCATTTCTTAGAACATAGCATTCACCCAAAACATCTACACATTAATTTGAATACTGAGATGATGTTAATGGCTGTGACAACAGTTCTTATATTGATTGTGATTTTCTTTGCTAGACATTTATTTGTTACCAAACAAAGAGTACCATTGTCTGATGAAGATCCAATGCCTTTAGCTAAAGAAGTTATTTATAATAAATTTTATGTAGACGAATTGTACCAAATATTTATTGTAAAACCAATTTTTAGTTTTTCTAGATTAATGCAAAAATTTGTAGAAAAATTAGGCATAAATGGATTCATAAATTCAGTTGCAGACATTATTATAAGACTTGGAAATGCACTAAAAATTACACAATCTGGAGCTACAAGTAAATATATTATTGTTATGGTACTGGCAATGGTAATATTTATTATTTATAAATTCTATTTTTTAATTTACAATCTGAAGTAA
- a CDS encoding OmpA family protein — protein MNLKKSLDDVNDQDIDVQVQKGVVLISLSDKMLYKSGSYEINSSASVVLSKIATIINDYKTFDVLIEGNTDNVPMKNSCIADNWDLSAKRATAIARELQLKYAVDPSRIIAGGRSEFYPKVPNTSVDNKAINRRTEIIIMPKLDEFFKLLEIPTEKK, from the coding sequence ATGAATCTAAAAAAATCTTTAGATGATGTAAACGACCAAGATATTGACGTACAAGTTCAAAAAGGTGTTGTTCTAATTTCATTATCTGATAAAATGTTATACAAATCTGGAAGTTATGAAATCAACTCAAGTGCATCAGTAGTATTATCAAAAATTGCAACCATCATTAATGATTATAAAACATTTGATGTATTAATTGAAGGCAACACAGACAATGTTCCAATGAAAAATAGTTGCATTGCAGACAATTGGGATTTGAGTGCAAAGAGAGCAACTGCAATTGCAAGAGAACTTCAATTAAAATATGCAGTAGATCCAAGCAGAATAATTGCTGGTGGTCGTTCTGAGTTTTATCCAAAAGTTCCAAATACTTCAGTAGATAATAAAGCAATCAACAGAAGAACAGAAATTATTATTATGCCTAAGTTGGATGAGTTTTTTAAATTATTAGAAATTCCAACTGAAAAAAAATAA
- the nuoK gene encoding NADH-quinone oxidoreductase subunit NuoK: MAEVISGVSMQWYIYLSITLFAIGALGVLLRKNAIVIFMCIELMLNAVNLLFVAFSRYLGDSSGQVMVFFIMVVAAAEVAVGLAILMMVYRNIGNVNIDNLKNIKH, translated from the coding sequence ATGGCAGAAGTTATTTCAGGTGTTTCAATGCAATGGTATATATATTTAAGTATTACCTTGTTTGCAATTGGAGCATTGGGCGTATTGCTTAGAAAAAATGCCATCGTTATTTTTATGTGTATAGAGTTGATGTTAAACGCAGTAAATCTTCTGTTCGTAGCATTCTCAAGATATTTGGGCGATAGCTCAGGACAAGTAATGGTTTTCTTTATTATGGTGGTGGCAGCAGCAGAAGTTGCAGTTGGTTTAGCTATACTAATGATGGTGTACAGAAATATTGGAAACGTAAATATTGATAATTTAAAAAATATTAAACATTAA
- a CDS encoding NADH-quinone oxidoreductase subunit I, whose amino-acid sequence MQLTDRKKVVSKKEMSFTERLYLPAITQGMGITLKHFFKKSATVKYPEQKRTIEPIYRGEHVLKRDENGAERCTACGLCAVACPAEAITMESAERKKGEGHLYREEKYAAIYEINMLRCIFCGLCEEACPKEAIFLTDRIVPVDVDRKDMIYGKDKLVEKVDERIDVSKRQQKELATFKQNKFHKHNQMWTDASSLEEKDKH is encoded by the coding sequence ATGCAGCTTACAGATAGAAAAAAAGTAGTATCCAAAAAAGAAATGTCTTTTACAGAAAGACTGTACTTGCCTGCAATCACACAAGGTATGGGCATTACATTAAAGCATTTCTTCAAAAAATCTGCAACTGTAAAGTATCCTGAACAAAAAAGAACCATAGAGCCAATCTACAGAGGAGAACATGTACTAAAAAGAGATGAAAATGGCGCAGAACGATGCACTGCATGCGGATTGTGTGCTGTTGCCTGTCCAGCAGAAGCCATTACAATGGAATCAGCAGAACGCAAAAAAGGAGAAGGTCATCTTTATCGTGAAGAAAAATATGCAGCAATCTATGAAATAAATATGTTGAGATGTATATTTTGTGGCTTATGTGAAGAAGCATGTCCAAAAGAAGCCATCTTTCTAACAGATAGAATAGTGCCAGTAGATGTAGATAGAAAAGACATGATTTATGGGAAAGATAAGCTAGTAGAAAAAGTAGATGAACGCATTGATGTAAGTAAAAGACAACAAAAAGAACTAGCTACATTTAAGCAAAATAAATTTCATAAGCACAATCAGATGTGGACAGACGCATCTAGCTTGGAAGAAAAAGACAAACATTAA
- a CDS encoding (2Fe-2S)-binding protein — MPKVTIDNISIDVPDGTTILQAARLIDEQHGTNIAPPTMCYYSKLKTTGGYCRTCIVKVEKGSEKDPRPMPKPVASCRTTVMDGMVVSNTTSEEVIEARNGVVEFLLINHPLDCPVCDQAGECHLQDLSYDNGKEETRYEFKKREFEKIDIGDKVKLHMNRCILCYRCVKTCEQITDNRVHGVINRGDHAEISTYIEQAIDNDFSGNVIDVCLVGAFIDKTFRFKSRVWFTKPVDAHRNCTKCSGKVRVWLKGTDILRVTARKDRWGEVEEFICNECRFDKKSVSDWTIEGPSKISHQSVISQGNYEYSKLRLHQTKQKNLNGVKADLGEGALNPNNISK, encoded by the coding sequence ATGCCAAAAGTAACCATAGATAATATTAGTATCGATGTCCCAGACGGAACAACAATATTGCAAGCTGCTAGGCTAATAGATGAACAACACGGTACAAATATTGCACCACCAACAATGTGTTATTACTCTAAATTAAAGACTACAGGTGGTTATTGTAGAACTTGCATTGTAAAAGTTGAAAAAGGTTCTGAAAAAGACCCAAGACCTATGCCAAAACCAGTAGCAAGTTGCAGAACTACAGTAATGGATGGTATGGTTGTTAGCAATACCACATCAGAAGAAGTAATAGAAGCAAGAAATGGCGTCGTAGAATTTTTATTAATCAATCATCCATTAGATTGTCCAGTTTGCGACCAAGCAGGCGAGTGTCATTTACAAGACCTAAGCTATGACAATGGTAAAGAAGAAACCAGATACGAATTTAAGAAAAGAGAATTTGAAAAAATAGATATTGGTGATAAAGTAAAATTACACATGAATCGTTGTATTTTGTGTTATAGATGTGTAAAAACTTGCGAACAAATCACAGATAATAGAGTACATGGCGTAATCAATAGAGGTGACCATGCAGAAATATCAACTTATATAGAACAAGCAATAGATAATGATTTTTCAGGAAATGTAATAGATGTATGTTTAGTTGGTGCATTTATAGATAAAACATTTAGATTCAAAAGCAGAGTGTGGTTTACAAAGCCAGTAGATGCACATAGAAATTGTACAAAATGTTCTGGGAAAGTGAGAGTGTGGTTAAAAGGCACAGATATTTTAAGAGTAACAGCGAGAAAAGATAGATGGGGAGAAGTAGAAGAATTTATTTGTAATGAATGTAGATTTGATAAAAAATCTGTCAGTGATTGGACAATTGAAGGACCAAGTAAAATAAGTCATCAGTCAGTTATATCACAAGGAAATTACGAATATTCAAAACTAAGATTACACCAAACAAAACAAAAAAACTTAAATGGAGTTAAGGCAGACTTAGGTGAAGGTGCTTTAAATCCAAATAATATATCAAAGTAA